One genomic region from Rosa rugosa chromosome 1, drRosRugo1.1, whole genome shotgun sequence encodes:
- the LOC133726742 gene encoding F-box/kelch-repeat protein At3g27150 has translation MSKESRDSNLGDFGLGYHTSPPEKVRRRSSMSSSFDGVSFSSKEFMQFDCALTLSLGTNIVPKPKDADYCYSIPPLIEEVEALILARAPRSEYWKFFLVNKRFLALLKSGELYKIRSELGLKELSIFVSPCGERKWWEFDRQFKSCRKLPILPADETFIRGDRESLCAGTHLLVSGREIEGLVVWRYDMEANIWSRGPSMINPRCLFASATCGSYGYVAGGFGMVATGWEVMDFAERYIPQTKSWEPLPNMIKKRRYCSGCYMDNKFYVIGGRDPDGRGLSCAEAFDMEKKTWELIPDMLEVDDAQDQTLNNQSPPLIAVVNNELYSLETRTNELKVYMKRSKSWKKLGTVPVRADTTLGWGIAFKSLGNELLVIQSSQYGPSLLYTCCPNPNAEELQWEALEHGKNPTCFIVNCSVIAA, from the coding sequence ATGTCCAAAGAAAGCAGGGATTCTAACCTGGGTGATTTTGGGCTAGGTTACCATACCAGCCCTCCAGAAAAGGTTAGGAGAAGATCAAGCATGAGCAGCAGCTTTGATGGAGTTTCATTTTCATCCAAGGAGTTCATGCAGTTTGATTGTGCCTTAACCTTATCACTGGGTACTAATATAGTGCCTAAACCGAAGGATGCAGATTATTGTTACTCAATCCCTCCCCTCATTGAAGAGGTGGAGGCGTTGATCTTGGCCCGGGCTCCCAGGTCTGAGTACTGGAAGTTCTTCTTGGTGAACAAGCGCTTCTTGGCACTTTTGAAGAGTGGAGAGCTGTACAAGATCAGGAGTGAACTCGGGCTCAAAGAGCTGTCTATTTTCGTGTCCCCTTGCGGGGAGAGAAAATGGTGGGAATTCGACAGGCAGTTCAAGTCCTGCAGGAAGCTCCCTATCTTACCCGCGGATGAAACTTTCATCCGCGGTGATAGGGAATCGCTTTGTGCAGGGACTCATCTGCTAGTCTCTGGCAGAGAAATTGAGGGGCTTGTTGTGTGGAGGTATGATATGGAAGCAAACATTTGGTCAAGGGGTCCTTCCATGATCAATCCAAGGTGCTTGTTTGCTTCTGCTACATGTGGTTCCTATGGATATGTAGCCGGTGGGTTTGGAATGGTAGCAACAGGTTGGGAAGTTATGGATTTCGCCGAGAGATACATTCCGCAGACTAAATCCTGGGAGCCTCTTCCAAATATGATCAAAAAGAGAAGGTATTGCTCTGGCTGTTACATGGACAACAAGTTTTATGTGATTGGCGGGAGAGACCCTGATGGAAGAGGTCTCAGTTGCGCAGAAGCCTTTGATATGGAGAAGAAGACATGGGAACTGATCCCAGACATGTTAGAAGTAGATGATGCTCAAGACCAAACTTTGAATAACCAATCCCCGCCTCTCATTGCGGTTGTGAACAACGAGCTCTACTCACTCGAAACCCGCACAAACGAGCTCAAGGTGTATATGAAGAGAAGCAAATCATGGAAGAAGTTGGGAACTGTTCCGGTGAGAGCTGATACTACTCTAGGATGGGGAATAGCTTTTAAGTCGCTGGGGAATGAGTTACTTGTCATACAATCTTCACAATATGGTCCTTCTCTGCTATACACTTGCTGCCCTAATCCAAATGCTGAGGAGTTGCAGTGGGAAGCTCTTGAACATGGCAAAAACCCTACCTGCTTCATCGTCAATTGTTCTGTCATTGCAGCTTGA
- the LOC133726741 gene encoding SWI/SNF complex component SNF12 homolog → MSMNNNNPPKNLGASSSPFRNSGMVAPSMSANPSFPQSQAQAQLGAGFQAQFQLSQAQAIAQAQSKAQAHAHAQAQAQAQAHHAQAQAQAAHAQFQAQLQAQAMSLNQNQAGSMGNSPSYSTPGSGSVKRFPQKPPVRPPGLSPPNMISPIRTMDLSAANRKKKQKLPDKQLQDKVATILPESALYTQLLEFEARVDAALTRKKVDIQEALKSPPSIQKTLRIYVFNTFANQVRSIPQKPNAEPPTWTLKIVGRILEDGIDPDQPGVVQKSNPFYPKFSSFFKRVTISLDQRLYPDNHIINWEHARSPAPQEGFEVKRKGDKEFTVNIRLEMNYAPEKFKLSQPLMEVLGIEVETRPRIIASIWHYVKARKLQNPNDPSFFNCDPPLQKVFGEEKMKFTMVSQKISQHLFPPQPIHLEHKMRLSGNSPAGTACYDVLVDVPFPIQRELSALLANSEKNKEIDACDEAICGAIRKIHEHRRRRAFFLGFSQSPVEFINALIESQSKDLKLVAGVASRSAEKERRSDFFHQPWVEDAVIRYLNRKPVAGSDHPGST, encoded by the exons ATGTCAATGAACAATAATAACCCACCTAAGAATCTTGGAGCGTCTTCGTCGCCCTTTAGAAATTCCGGGATGGTGGCCCCATCTATGTCTGCAAACCCTTCGTTTCCGCAATCACAGGCTCAAGCACAACTTGGGGCTGGTTTTCAAGCACAATTTCAGCTCTCCCAAGCCCAGGCGATTGCGCAAGCTCAGTCGAAAGCTCAAGCACATGCACATGCGCAAGCACAGGCTCAAGCTCAAGCACATCATGCCCAGGCTCAGGCTCAGGCGGCTCACGCCCAATTCCAGGCTCAGTTACAGGCTCAGGCGATGTCCCTTAACCAGAACCAAGCAGGTTCCATGGGGAATTCACCCTCATATTCCACACCCGGAAGTGGAAGTGTGAAGCGCTTCCCTCAAAAACCTCCAGTGCGCCCTCCTGGTCTTTCTCCTCCAAACATGATCTCACCGATTAGAACCATGGACCTCTCAGCTGCTAATCGTAAAAAGAAGCAGAAGCTTCCCGACAAACAGCTACAGGACAAAGTAGCCACCATATTGCCTGAATCTGCTCTATACACCCAGCTTCTTGAGTTTGAGGCTCGTGTTGATGCTGCGCTTACAAGAAAGAAAGTTGACATCCAAGAGGCTCTAAAAAGCCCCCCTTCCATTCAGAAAACACTTCGCATTTATGTTTTTAACACTTTTGCCAATCAGGTTCGCTCAATTCCACAGAAGCCAAATGCTGAGCCCCCTACTTGGACGCTTAAGATAGTTGGAAGGATCTTGGAAGATGGGATTGACCCCGATCAGCCTGGAGTGGTCCAGAAATCAAATCCCTTTTACCCAAagttttcatctttcttcaagAGAGTGACCATTTCTTTGGACCAGAGGCTATATCCTGATAATCATATCATTAACTGGGAACATGCAAGGTCACCTGCACCACAGGAGGGATTTGAGGTAAAGAGAAAAGGGGACAAAGAATTTACTGTGAATATACGCTTGGAAATGAATTATGCACCTGAGAAGTTTAAGCTTTCACAACCTCTGATGGAAGTTCTTGGTATTGAGGTGGAAACTCGTCCAAGGATAATAGCTTCAATCTGGCATTATGTGAAGGCTAGGAAATTGCAGAACCCAAATGACCCCTCTTTCTTTAACTGTGATCCACCTCTTCAAAAAGTATTCGGAGAGGAAAAGATGAAATTCACTATGGTGTCCCAGAAGATATCTCAGCATTTGTTTCCCCCACAACCTATACATTTGGAGCATAAGATGAGGCTTTCTGGGAATAGTCCAGCTGGAACAGCATGTTATGATGTGTTGGTAGATGTACCTTTTCCAATTCAAAGGGAATTATCTGCTCTATTGGCCAATTCggagaaaaacaaagaaattgaCGCCTGTGATGAAGCGATATGTGGAGCTATCAGAAAAATCCACGAGCATCGTCGCAGGCGAGCTTTTTTCCTTGGATTTAGTCAATCACCTGTTGAATTCATCAATGCACTGATTGAATCTCAAAGCAAGGATTTAAAGCTTGTAGCTGGAGTAGCAAGCCGTAGTGCTGAGAAAGAGCGCCGGTCAGATTTCTTCCATCAACCATG GGTTGAAGATGCTGTTATCCGCTATTTGAATCGGAAGCCAGTTGCAGGAAGTGATCATCCTGGAAGCACATGA
- the LOC133726745 gene encoding ATPase family AAA domain-containing protein FIGL1 encodes MAGKEEPNSGEEVCWRKQVGDKLNRLQSLLFGAELAAERNDFSSAQIFSLRLLGFLDSQSHSQLDRAFVSPIRREAVSKLGEARRALTSDSDRKAFEQAKKDPGFVFRTKGDIDIGRIKQSKYFQALLQQPNNGKVVNDLGDQLERRDKLASKLSKAMTQTKLTSLYKNNIGTASKDTSRSSWAPKSNSSEDCTIVEKRHSHHNRNSSHSTSSFQKVEEEERAHGYPLGPKRVHREFNSPIIDNMKSPSANEDAKADVSGNGFVTAKAKLEMDVRQRRGLAASSNASVSPQSDNSVANRGFSTRSYGVSRRGVRGNFIPPVRSNGGNVGNMTSKIGGKSDDALDDSTRSCMEMLCGPDGELPEKLRNLEPRLIEHVSNEIMDKDPNVRWNDIAGLDHAKKCVTEMVIWPLLRPDIFKGCRSPGKGLLLFGPPGTGKTMIGKAIAGEAKATFFYISASSLTSKWIGEGEKLVRALFGVASCRQPAVIFVDEIDSLLSQRKSEGEHESSRRLKTQFLIEMEGFDSGSEQILLIGATNRPQELDEAARRRLTKRLYIPLPASEARAWIVENLLEKDGLFKLSREDIDNICKLTEGYSGSDMKNLVKDASMGPLREALRQGIEITNLKKEDMRPVTFQDFESALHEVRPSVSLNELGTYDDWNKQFGSLSL; translated from the exons ATGGCGGGAAAGGAGGAACCGAACTCCGGCGAAGAGGTCTGCTGGAGAAAGCAAGTCGGCGATAAACTAAACCGCCTTCAGTCCCTTCTCTTCGGAGCCGAACTCGCCGCCGAGAGAAACGACTTCTCCTCCGCTCAGATATTCTCTCTTCGTCTTCTCGGCTTTCTCGACTCACAGTCTCACTCTCAGCTCGACCGCGCTTTCGTCAGCCCTATTCGCCGCGAAGCCGTCTCCAAGCTCGGAGAGGCCCGCCGTGCCCTCACTTCTGATTCCGATCG CAAAGCTTTCGAGCAAGCGAAAAAAGATCCTGGTTTTGTTTTCCGCACAAAGGGAGATATTGACATTGGGAGGATTAAACAGTCAAAGTACTTTCAGGCTCTTCTTCAGCAGCCTAACAATGGAAAGGTTGTGAATGATTTG GGAGATCAACTGGAGAGGCGGGACAAATTGGCTAGCAAGTTATCAAAAGCTATGACACAAACTAAGTTGACATCATTGTACAAAAACAACATTGGGACGGCAAGTAAGGACACATCCCGTAGTTCTTGGGCTCCTAAAAGTAACAGCTCTGAGGACTGCACTATTGTGGAAAAGCGTCACTCTCATCACAACCGTAACAGCAGTCATAGTACCTCATCTTTTCAAAAAgttgaagaggaagaaagagcTCATGGGTATCCCTTAGGCCCTAAACGTGTACACAGGGAATTTAATAGCCCCATTATTGATAATATGAAGTCCCCATCAGCCAATGAAGATGCTAAAGCCGATGTTTCTGGCAATGGATTTGTAACTGCCAAAGCCAAATTG GAAATGGATGTAAGGCAAAGGCGAGGGTTAGCTGCATCATCAAATGCTTCTGTCTCTCCTCAAAGTGATAACAGTGTTGCTAATAGGGGTTTTAGCACGAGATCATATGGTGTTTCACGTCGAGGTGTCCGCGGTAATTTTATTCCTCCCGTCAGATCTAATGGGGGCAATGTTGGGAATATGACTTCAAAAATTGGTGGAAAGTCGGATGATGCATTAGATGACTCAACTAGGAGCTG TATGGAAATGCTCTGCGGTCCTGATGGGGAGCTCCCAGAAAAATTAAGGAACTTGGAACCTCGTCTTATTGAACATGTCAGTAATGAGATTATGGACAAGGATCCAAATGTTCGATGGAATGATATTG CTGGCTTGGATCATGCTAAAAAGTGTGTGACGGAGATGGTTATATGGCCCCTGTTACGTCCCGACATTTTCAAAGGATGTCGTTCTCCTGGAAAGGGTCTTCTTCTCTTCGGTCCACCA GGAACAGGCAAAACAATGATTGGGAAAGCCATAGCTGGAGAGGCAAAAGCAACATTCTTCTACATCTCTGCCAGTTCATTGACGAGCAAATGG ATTGGTGAGGGTGAAAAGTTAGTTCGGGCCCTTTTTGGAGTAGCCAGTTGTCGGCAGCCAGCTGTAATTTTTGTTGACGAAATCGACTCACTTCTCTCACAG CGTAAGTCAGAAGGTGAACATGAATCAAGTAGGCGACTCAAAACACAGTTTCTTATTGAAATGGAAGGCTTTGACAGTGGCAGTGAGCAAATTCTTCTAATAG GAGCAACAAATCGACCCCAAGAGCTTGATGAAGCAGCACGTAGGCGACTTACTAAGAGACTTTACATTCCGCTGCCTGCATCAG AAGCAAGAGCCTGGATAGTGGAGAATCTGCTGGAGAAGGATGGTCTATTCAAACTTTCAAGGGAAGATATTGATAACATATGCAAATTAACAGAAG GGTACTCAGGATCAGACATGAAAAACTTAGTGAAGGATGCCTCTATGGGTCCTCTAAGAGAAGCTCTGAGACAAGGCATAGAAATAACAAATCTTAAGAAGGAGGATATGCGCCCGGTAACTTTTCAG gaTTTTGAGAGTGCATTACATGAGGTGAGGCCCTCTGTTTCCTTGAATGAGCTTGGTACCTATGATGATTGGAACAAGCAATTTGGAAGTTTGTCCCTTTAG
- the LOC133726744 gene encoding large ribosomal subunit protein uL22y-like, whose product MVKYSKEPDNPTKSCKARGSDLRVHFKNTRETAQAIRKLQLAKAKSYLEDVLAHKQAIPFRRFCRGVGRTAQAKNRHSNGQGRWPVKSAKFVLDLLKNAESNAEVKGLDVDSLYVSHIQVNQAMKQRRRTYRAHGRINPYMSSPCHIELTLSEKEEAVKKEPDTQLAPRKSRKGQALHSGASS is encoded by the exons ATG GTGAAGTACTCCAAGGAGCCTGATAATCCCACCAAGT CCTGCAAGGCCAGAGGCTCGGATCTGAGAGTTCATTTCAAG AACACGAGAGAGACCGCACAGGCCATCAGGAAGTTGCAATTGGCAAAGGCGAAGAGTTACTTGGAAGATGTTTTAGCTCACAAGCAAGCCATTCCCTTTCGCCGGTTTTGCCGTGGTGTTGGTCGAACTGCTCAGGCAAAGAACCGCCATTCAAATGGTCAAGGACGCTGGCCCGTTAAGTCTGCCAAGTTTGTTCTCGATTTGCTCAAGAATGCCGAGAGCAATGCTGAG GTGAAAGGGCTGGATGTGGATTCGCTTTATGTCTCTCACATTCAGGTCAACCAGGCTATGAAACAAAGGCGTCGCACATATCGTGCTCATGGGAGAATCAACC CTTATATGTCATCTCCTTGCCATATTGAGTTGACTTTGTCAGAGAAAGAAGAGGCAGTGAAAAAAGAG CCTGACACTCAATTGGCTCCCCGGAAATCAAGGAAAGGTCAAGCCCTACACAGCGGTGCATCTTCTTGA
- the LOC133726746 gene encoding cytochrome P450 94B3, with translation MEALFMSLFTHPLFFVFLSMILYFLVQVIFGKFRREAYELSGPPSHPLIGCLVSFYKNRFRLLDWYTELLADSATSTIVVSRLGARRTIVTANQENVEYMLKTNFNNFPKGKPFTEILGDFLGCGIFNVDGELWRTQRKLASHEFGTKSLREYIMNSLEEEVEKGLLPLMESLATKGEVVDLQELLRRFAFNVICKVFLGVERCSLDPSLPVPQLARAFDTASEICAMRGAAPVFIIWKIKRWLGIGSEQKLKAAVEEVQAYVMNIIETKRQKLDHDQSSGTSIDQDQDLLTRLIMAGHEDEVTRDMVISFIMAGRDTTSAAMTWLFWLLSRHQTVEEDLVKEIEDNQRTMDFESLDFRLLKACLFESMRLFPPVAWDSKHAKVHDLLPDGTHVRAGDRVTYFPYGMGRMESLWGKDRLEFKPDRWFLKPDKETRSELKKVCPYKLPIFQAGPRVCLGKEMAFTQMKYVMASILRRFEIRPVYSDEPVFVPRLTAHMAGGLKVLVRKRGTN, from the coding sequence ATGGAAGCATTATTCATGTCGCTCTTCACACACCCTCTATTCTTTGTCTTCCTTTCAATGATTCTCTACTTCCTGGTGCAAGTGATTTTTGGTAAATTCCGGCGAGAAGCCTATGAGCTTTCCGGCCCTCCAAGCCATCCtctcattggttgcttagtCTCATTTTACAAGAACCGCTTCCGGCTACTGGACTGGTACACCGAGCTCCTTGCGGACTCGGCCACCAGCACCATCGTCGTGAGCCGGCTCGGCGCCCGACGTACCATAGTCACAGCCAACCAGGAAAATGTCGAATACATGCTGAAAACCAATTTCAACAACTTCCCAAAAGGCAAACCCTTCACTGAAATCCTTGGAGACTTTCTTGGATGTGGAATATTCAATGTGGACGGCGAGCTTTGGCGCACGCAGCGCAAGTTAGCCAGCCACGAGTTCGGCACGAAGTCTTTGCGTGAGTACATCATGAACAGCTTGGAGGAAGAAGTCGAAAAGGGCTTATTGCCATTGATGGAGTCACTAGCTACGAAAGGAGAAGTAGTAGACTTGCAGGAGTTGCTGAGGAGATTCGCGTTCAATGTGATTTGCAAGGTGTTTTTGGGGGTTGAGAGGTGCTCTTTGGATCCCTCTTTGCCTGTTCCACAACTCGCAAGGGCTTTCGACACGGCGTCGGAGATCTGTGCAATGCGTGGGGCTGCGCCTGTGTTCATAATATGGAAGATCAAGAGGTGGCTTGGGATTGGTTCGGAGCAGAAACTTAAAGCTGCGGTGGAAGAAGTACAAGCCTATGTCATGAACATAATAGAGACGAAGAGGCAGAAACTTGATCATGATCAAAGTTCCGGGACTAGTATAGATCAAGATCAAGATCTGCTAACTCGGTTAATAATGGCGGGACATGAAGACGAGGTGACAAGGGACATGGTAATAAGCTTTATAATGGCGGGGAGGGACACAACTTCAGCAGCCATGACGTGGCTCTTCTGGTTGCTTTCCCGCCATCAAACTGTAGAGGAAGAtttggtgaaagagattgaagaCAATCAAAGAACGATGGATTTCGAGTCATTGGATTTCAGATTATTAAAGGCATGCCTTTTCGAATCCATGAGGCTCTTTCCACCTGTGGCTTGGGACTCAAAACATGCCAAAGTTCATGACTTATTGCCGGATGGCACTCATGTCCGGGCCGGAGATAGAGTGACCTATTTTCCCTACGGAATGGGAAGAATGGAGTCGCTGTGGGGGAAGGACCGGCTGGAATTCAAGCCAGACCGGTGGTTTCTCAAACCGGACAAGGAGACGAGATCAGAGCTGAAAAAGGTATGCCCATACAAGTTGCCGATTTTTCAAGCAGGTCCAAGGGTTTGTCTTGGGAAGGAAATGGCTTTTACTCAGATGAAATATGTAATGGCTTCCATTCTCAGACGGTTCGAAATCAGACCGGTCTACTCCGACGAGCCAGTTTTTGTGCCGCGCCTGACGGCCCACATGGCCGGCGGGTTGAAGGTTCTGGTCCGCAAGAGAGGGACTAACTGA